One part of the Ailuropoda melanoleuca isolate Jingjing unplaced genomic scaffold, ASM200744v2 unplaced-scaffold3313, whole genome shotgun sequence genome encodes these proteins:
- the LOC117798711 gene encoding rho GTPase-activating protein 20, protein MFTSIRKHAELIGGHSRLHRIRQSSSVEVDTRSESTTSSEGASCTLLIHSPVELKRGWRRQKRHLFLFNDLLLMSNTKYKKNFKKKNKIPLNTVWTANCMDKVGDANIRAGRSFVVGWPTVNFVATFR, encoded by the exons ATGTTCACGTCAATCAGAAAGCATGCTGAACTTATAGGTGGTCATTCAAGACTTCACCGCATAAG GCAGAGCTCTTCTGTTGAGGTGGACACCCGCAGCGAAAGCACCACATCATCTGAGGGCGCCTCCTGTACCCTGCTTATCCACAGCCCCGTCGAGCTcaagagaggctggaggaggcagaagagaCACCTCTTCTTGTTCAACGATTTGCTGCTCATGTCCAATACCAA gtacaaaaaaaattttaagaaaaaaaataaaataccactgaACACCGTGTGGACTGCTAACTGTATGGACAAAGTGGGGGATGCCAACATCCGTGCCGGGAGGTCCTTCGTCGTGGGCTGGCCCACGGTGAACTTTGTGGCCACCTTCAGGTAA